The following are encoded together in the Parambassis ranga chromosome 20, fParRan2.1, whole genome shotgun sequence genome:
- the svila gene encoding supervillin a isoform X3 — MYRNPWISNYLTHVKFCSQGLGSETPIKISNPRLLQNRALSFQKEFSFDEKDDPAKSTKDIDVSLLANLPKVSELRKRFEGITTSASDWEMNRKERIARRLEGIEAEVHPSLLPSLVANRLLEEDTPRYTRASDPCEPCAVTVQRYSMEGFDSPEMQLKAPERQSRARSRPEHQSSTYTEPVHSSGSTTGGPELESKAERIARYKAERRRQLAERYGISLDQEPDLDYPSRYTRTRKETDPTERRNRGDSVGEDSRDITLSAYSSTSATSPRAACSAPPHSYPDLGYDVGRHRVDSFSERERLMNLENQRRAAPPEPPSSSSYMDVTSLSSSARVPAKDYTVTGMPPSSPKLSRHPSQSSPKHGVSPGDLFIEQQAHNILSRQGARAKLSTDWFLQTDAEGDTHSLINWPSRIRVRERLAKEEARQRSPELGNVTEALVHRRQFQHQPQTSARYHSDPAQQVYSHHHHHQLNPQAQQDRSALQGGQESGSYPSYLSMASGPTSRATQQQAQDKDPEESEDVKTEGLLKSRKAVLPSEIRRRERSTEDPRRGSGEEEVREAEAEEPARSGLRGRTRWEEAELTSHLQAAEGRPRERENAFYIHKGLAPSLIQPKVAHTGPGSSTSSAVLSRSAWNAGDPRGPRNLQTQDAREVREGEGVSNGEDSRVSVAQLRHSYMESTTTPPTSRRNELEFEGDVALAGYEAPWRGERDRGRRPQQYICPGESRKTSERFRTQPITSAERQETDRSCVSSDFASTEADEEKLDERAKLSVAAKRSLFRELEKSIDGGAPKFRSRNAAVDRRLRRMQDRSRTQPVTTEEVVIAATDPTYAPQTVTVHTAVARHHSPTLVCSTATPPYSLQASMKQSAVPREQPWDVARQPQDTQEVQSSKQASAKEGKPEKQQSQSQEEPDLCTLSLAEKMALFNRLAQPPTKVTHTRADTRQRRANARYQTQPITLGDMEQLQNGAGCQFGPSSSSSSSALRAGGTVSTDHAGDIHITRASARPTPSSSDRSLPPRNQDGPSWRAPDSSDHHRYQILPQGGGGGGGGDAADLGGSKRKLPSPEGAVRQAALPQPQTGRERRGEEEEEEWEEQPQLSRGREDGAAQISESHMIQERQEQRGYLREEGHFSDIQKIRAIGGELLESTAVTSRGASGVCQPPAGDAHADDPIQPEPGDELSDMTARHMSIKERVALLKKSGEEDWRNRINKKQDVVKVAVGEQHAQLWEVEQSFKKKDDEALMMMIDEFAVSDQLWEPVFAATFSTPSEPALQTSPDESASQATATRSPRPMQVDERHPWRRKVTPVTTRMAEAEMESQRIEAHMSIQERKQLIVAREEAWKTKGHGAANDSTQFTVAARMVKKGLASSSAVQSPVLSKPKNNCPAISKPQDEIKAMPDLNLEVDMKLDKLESFLGKLNSKVSGLPEATITVTEKKVKEVMTLEDETFSKFYRQVEEVPSIANKVEIDDDFDAIFGPQVPKLTSEMVQHKRAVRPARNVQASRNPLKMLAAREDIRHEYTEQRLNIGLLESKRMKAEKMNKNSGFSEVALAGLASKENFSNVNLRSVNISEQMSNNSAVPYKKLMLLQVKGRRHVQTRLVEPRASSLNSGDCFLLLTPHSCVIWIGEFANVIEKSKASELANFIQSKRDLGCRANYVQVVEEGLNAQSHAVKEFWKTLGGQSGYQSAGTPDEDELYEGAIVETNCIYRLMEDKLVPDDDFWARMPRCSLLNPKEVLVFDFGSEMYIWHGKEVTLAQRKVAFQLAKHLWNGTFDYTNCDINPLDPGECNPLIPKKGQGRPDWAVFGRLTQHNETTLFKEKFLDWSDSRKTPSPTKNTNDHMSDQKDLPTFDQPRAYNASLMLPLHQKPVATVLDGFSVGRGYGLVEAEDWRSYEISTLAVEVWHILEFDYSRLPRQSIGQFHEGDTYVVKWKYMVSTAVGRRQNPEQMKTAGAGKEKCCYFFWQGRNATVSEKGTSALMTVELDEERGAQVQVQQGKEPPCFLQCFKGGMVIHSGKREEEEENSQNDWRLYCVRGEAEVEGHLLEVACHCSSLRSRVSMVLLSVSQALIYLWHGCKSQTQTRSVARTAANAIKEHCPLESGLHSSSKVTICECDEGAEPAGFWEALGRRDRKAYDCMLQDPGRFNFTPRLYQLSSSSGEFAAVEFLYPARDPKLVNSMPFLQEDLYTASQPALFLVDNHHEVYLWQGWWPQDSESTGSARIRWDSDRKCAMETVLQYCREKNEKKPPKSYLIHAGLEPLTFTNMFPSWEHREDIAEITENEAEVCSQIILVEDVLARLCKTTYPLEELLARPLPEGVDPLRLEVYLSDEDFEKALEMSREEYGALPSWKQVNLKKAKGLF, encoded by the exons ATGTACCGGAACCCGTGGATTTCAAATTACCTGACTCATGTCAAGTTTTGCAGCCAAG GACTTGGGAGTGAGACGCCCATTAAAATAAGCAATCCCAGATTGCTACAGAACAGAGCACTGAG CTTCCAGAAAGAATTCTCCTTCGACGAAAAAGACGACCCAGCCAAAAGCACCAAGGACATAGATGTTAGTCTGTTGGCCAATCTCCCCAAAG tctctgaattgaGGAAACGATTTGAAGGCATCACCACAAGCGCGAGTGACTGGGAAATGAACAG GAAGGAGAGAATCGCACGGCGGCTGGAGGGCATTGAGGCGGAGGTGCATCCATCTCTGCTTCCCAGCTTGGTGGCCAATCGTCTTCTGGAAGAGGACACGCCACGATACACCCGGGCCTCTGACCCTTGTGAGCCCTGTGCTG TTACAGTTCAGCGGTACAGCATGGAGGGGTTTGATAGTCCAGAAATGCAGCTTAAGGCTCCAGAGCGACAGTCCAGGGCTCGCAGCAGGCCTGAACACCAGTCCTCCACCTATACAGAGCCAGTCCACAGTTCTGGTTCTACTACCGGCGGCCCAGAGCTGGAGTCCAAGGCTGAACGCATCGCCCGTTACAAGGCGGAGCGGCGTCGCCAGCTCGCTGAACGCTACGGCATCTCTTTGGATCAGGAGCCAGACTTGGACTATCCCTCCCGCTACACTCGCACCCGCAAAGAGACAGACCCCACAGAGAGACGTAACAGGGGGGACTCAGTGGGGGAGGATAGCAGGGACATCACCTTAAGTGCTTACAGCAGCACCTCGGCCACAAGCCCGAGGGCAGCGTGCTCCGCACCACCACACAGCTACCCCGACCTGGGCTATGACGTTGGGCGGCACAGAGTGGACTCGTTCTCAGAGAGGGAGCGGCTGATGAACCTAGAGAATCAGCGCAGGGCTGCTCCTCCTGAGCCTCCGTCCTCTTCCTCATACATGGACGTGACGTCATTGTCCTCCTCTGCCAGGGTGCCTGCTAAGGACTACACAGTCACAGGGATGCCACCCAGCTCGCCCAAGCTGAGCCGGCACCCCTCCCAGTCCTCACCGAAACATGGGGTGTCTCCTGGAGATCTGTTCATCGAGCAGCAGGCCCACAACATTCTCAGCAGACAAGG TGCGAGGGCGAAACTTAGCACTGATTGGTTCCTCCAGACTGACGCTGAGGGCGACACCCACTCCCTCATCAACTGGCCGTCAAG AATCAGAGTTAGGGAGAGGCTTGCCAAAGAGGAGGCCCGTCAGAGAAGTCCAGAGTTGGGAAATGTTACAGAAGCTTTGGTGCACCGCAGACAGTTCCAGCACCAGCCGCAGACTTCTGCACGCTACCACTCAGATCCAGCCCAGCAGGTCtactcccaccaccaccaccaccagctgaATCCCCAAGCTCAGCAGGACCGCTCTGCTCTACAGGGAGGACAAGAGTCTGGCAGTTACCCCAGTTACCTGTCTATGGCCTCTGGTCCCACATCCAgagccacacagcagcaggcccAGGACAAAGACCCTGAGGAGTCAGAGGATGTGAAGACAGAGGGTCTCCTGAAGAGCAGGAAAGCTGTTCTCCCCTCAGAGATCAGACGCAGGGAGAGAAGCACCGAGGACCCTCGAAGAGGCAGCggggaggaagaggtgagggAGGCTGAGGCAGAGGAACCTGCAAGAAGCGGACTGAGAGGCAGAACCAGGTGGGAGGAAGCAGAGCTGACCTCCCATCTGCAGGCAGCAGAGGGCAGACCCAGAGAGCGGGAGAATGCCTTTTATATACACAAAGGGCTGGCACCGTCTCTCATCCAGCCCAAAGTGGCACACACAGGCCCGGGAAGCTCCACCTCCAGCGCCGTGTTGAGCCGCTCGGCATGGAACGCTGGAGATCCACGAGGGCCCCGAAACCTGCAGACGCAGGACGCCCGAGAGGTCAGAGAGGGTGAGGGGGTCAGTAACGGAGAGGACAGTCGCGTGTCCGTGGCCCAGCTCAGACATTCGTACATGGAGagcaccaccacccccccaacCAGCCGCAGGAACGAGCT TGAGTTTGAGGGCGACGTGGCGCTCGCAGGCTACGAGGCCCCgtggagaggggagagggacagGGGGCGCAGGCCCCAGCAGTATATCTGTCCAGGGGAGAGTAGAAAGACCTCAGAGAGATTTAGGACGCAACCAATCACGTCTGCTGAACGCCAGGAGACTGATAG ATCCTGTGTGAGTTCAGACTTTGCTTCCACTGAAG CTGATGAGGAGAAGCTGGATGAACGCGCCAAGCTGAGCGTAGCAGCCAAGCGCTCTCTCTTCAGA GAACTGGAGAAGAGCATTGATGGTGGAGCTCCTAAATTTCGGTCCAGGAATGCAGCGGTAGACAGGAGACTGAGACGGATGCAAGACCGGTCCAGAACTCAGCCAGTAACTACTGAGGAAGTGGTCATCGCAGCCAC CGACCCCACTTATGCACCACAAACGGTGACCGTTCACACTGCTGTAGCCCGCCACCATAGCCCCACCCTAGTTTGCAGCACCGCCACCCCACCATACAG CCTGCAGGCATCCATGAAGCAGAGCGCTGTCCCCCGGGAGCAGCCGTGGGATGTGGCCCGGCAGCCGCAGGACACCCAGGAGGTCCAGAGCTCCAAGCAGGCATCAGCAAAGGAGGGGAAGCCTGAGAAGCAGCAGAGCCAAAGTCAGGAGGAGCCTGACCTCTGCACCCTCAGCCTGGCAGAGAAGATGGCCCTGTTCAACCGGCTGGCTCAGCCGCCAACCAAGGTCACCCACACCAGAGCAGACACAAGGCAGCGCAGGGCCAACGCTCGGTACCAGACGCAGCCCATCACACTGGGGGATATGGAACAG CTTCAGAATGGAGCAGGTTGTCAGTTTGGAccgtcttcatcctcctcctcctctgcgctACGAGCAGGAGGCACCGTCTCCACTGACCACGCTGGAGACATCCACATAACCAGAGCGTCAGCCCGACCCACCCCTTCCAGCTCTGACAGGTCTCTACCTCCCCGAAACCAAGACGGTCCCAGCTGGAGGGCCCCGGACTCTTCAGACCACCACAGGTATCAGATCTTACcccagggtggtggtggtggtggtggtggtgatgcaGCGGATCTGGGAGGAAGCAAGAGGAAGCTGCCCTCTCCTGAGGGAGCGGTCAGGCAGGCTGCTCTGCCCCAGCCTCAGACTGGAAGAGAGCGgcgaggggaggaggaggaggaagagtgggaGGAGCAGCCACAGCTGTCCAGAGGGAGGGAAGATGGAGCAGCACAGATTTCAGAGAGCCACATGATTCAAGAGAGGCAGGAGCAGAGGGGGTATCTGAGGGAGGAGGGACACTTCTCAGACATCCAGAAGATCAGGGCCATCGGTGGAG AGCTGCTAGAGTCCACCGCGGTAACATCCAGAGGAGCATCaggtgtgtgtcagcctccagCGGGGGACGCTCATGCAGACGACCCCATTCAGCCCGAGCCAGGAGACGAGCTGAGCGACATGACAGCCCGACACATGTCCATCAAAGAGAG AGTTGCCTTATTAAAGAAGAGTGGTGAGGAGGACTGGAGGAACAGGATCAATAAGAAGCAGGATGTGGTGAAGGTTGCCGTGGGCGAGCAGCACGCTCAGCTCTGGGAGGTGGAGCAGAGCTTCAAGAAGAAG GACGATGAggctctgatgatgatgatcgaTGAGTTTGCTGTGTCCGACCAGCTGTGG GAGCCGGTCTTTGCTGCTACCTTCTCCACTCCTTCTGAACCTGCTCTCCAAACGTCTCCTGACGAGTCAGCCAGCCAG GCCACCGCCACAAGATCTCCCAGACCCATGCAGGTGGATGAAAGACACCcctggaggaggaaggtgaccCCTGTCACTACT AGAATGGCAGAGGCTGAGATGGAGAGCCAGAGGATAGAGGCACACATGTCCATCCAGGAGAGGAAACAGCTGATCGTAGCCCGGGAGGAGGCCTGGAAGACCAAAGGCCACGGAGCCGCCAACGACTCCACCCAGTTCACTGTGGCTGCACGCATGGTGAAGAAAG gtctggcctcctcctctgctgttcaGTCTCCAGTGCTGTCCAAACCCAAGAACAACTGCCCCGCCATCTCCAAACCACAGGACG agatcAAGGCCATGCCGGACCTGAACCTGGAGGTGGACATGAAGCTGGATAAACTGGAATCATTCCTTGGCAAGCTCAACAGTAAAG TGTCCGGACTGCCAGAAGCCACCATTACTGTGACGGAGAAGAAGGTAAAGGAAGTGATGACCCTTGAAGATGAAACTTTTTCCAAGTTCTACCGCCAAGTGGAGGAGGTCCCTTCCATCGCCAACAAGGTGGAGATAGACGACGACTTTGATGCCATCTTTGGTCCACAGGTGCCAAA GCTAACGTCAGAGATGGTGCAGCACAAACGAGCGGTGCGCCCGGCGCGTAACGTTCAGGCGTCCAGGAACCCTCTGAAGATGCTGGCTGCCCGGGAGGATATCAGGCACGAGTACACAGAGCAGAGGCTCAACATCGGCTTACTGGAGAGCAAAAGGATGAAGGCTGAGAAGA TGAATAAGAACTCTGGCTTCTCTGAAGTGGCCTTGGCCGGTCTGGCCAGCAAGGAAAACTTCAGCAACGTCAACCTGCGCAGCGTCAACATCTCTGAGCAGATGTCCAACAACAGCGCCGTGCCTTACAAGAAACTCATGctcctgcaggtcaaag GCCGACGGCACGTCCAGACCAGGCTGGTGGAGCCAAGAGCGTCGTCACTGAACAGCGGAgactgtttcctcctcctcacaccgCACAGCTGCGTCATTTGGATCGGAGAGTTCGCTAACGTCATCGAGAAGAGCAAG GCCTCTGAGTTAGCCAATTTCATCCAGAGCAAAAGAGATCTGGGTTGCCGCGCTAACTACGTCCAGGTTGTGGAGGAGGGCCTCAACGCACAGAGCCACGCTGTGAAAGAGTTCTGGAAGACTCTGGGAGGGCAGTCAGGTTATCAGT CTGCAGGAACTCCAGATGAAGACGAGCTATATGAGGGCGCCATCGTGGAGACAAATTGCATTTACCGCCTGATGGAGGACAAACTGGTCCCAGACGATGATTTCTGGGCCAGGATGCCCCGCTGTTCTCTGCTCAACCCCAAAGAG GTTTTGGTTTTTGACTTTGGCAGTGAGATGTACATTTGGCATGGGAAGGAGGTGACTCTGGCACAGAGGAAGGTGGCCTTCCAGCTGGCTAAGCACCTGTGGAACGGCACCTTCGACTACACCAACTGTGACATCAACCCACTGGATCCTGGAGAGTGCAACCCACTCATACCCAA GAAAGGACAGGGCCGGCCTGACTGGGCAGTGTTTGGCAGACTGACTCAACACAACGAAACCACCTTGTTCAAAGAGAAGTTTCTGGACTGGAGCGACTCCAGGAAAACACCCAGCCCCACAAAAAACACCAACGATCACATGTCTGATCAGAAG GATCTGCCCACCTTTGATCAGCCCCGCGCGTACAATGCCTCCCTGATGCTGCCCCTCCATCAGAAGCCCGTTGCTACCGTTCTGGACGGGTTCAGCGTGGGGCGGGGCTACGGCCTGGTGGAGGCAGAGGACTGGCGAAGCTATGAGATCAGCACCCTGGCAGTGGAGGTTTGGCACATCCTGGAGTTCGACTACAGCCGCCTGCCGCGCCAGAGCATCGGCCAGTTCCACGAGGGCGACACGTACGTGGTGAAATGGAAATACATGGTCAGCACTGCAG TTGGGAGGAGACAGAACCCGGAGCAGATGAAGACAGCAGGAGCCGGGAAGGAGAAGTGCTGCTACTTCTTCTGGCAGGGCCGAAACGCCACCGTCAGCGAGAAGGGAACGTCGGCGCTCATGACGGTGGAGCTGGACGAGGAACGGGGAGCACAG GTTCAAGTCCAGCAGGGAAAGGAGCCTCCATGTTTCCTGCAGTGCTTCAAAGGAGGGATGGTCATCCACtcaggaaagagagaggaggaagaggaaaactcACAGA ATGATTGGCGTCTGTACTGTGTGCGTGGGGAGGCGGAGGTTGAGGGACACCTGCTGGAGGTGGCctgtcactgcagcagtctGCGCTCCAGAGTTTCCATGGTGCTGCTCAGCGTCAGCCAGGCGCTCATCTACTTGTGGCACGGCTGCAAGTCCCAGACCCAGACCCGATCGGTGGCACGCACCGCTGCCAACGCCATCAAAGAGCA ctgtccGCTGGAGTCTggcctccacagcagcagcaaagtaACCATCTGTGAATGTGATGAGGGGGCAGAGCCCGCAGGATTCTGGGAAGCCCTCGGGAGGAGGGACAGGAAGGCATACGACTGCATGCTGCAAG ATCCAGGCAGGTTCAACTTCACGCCTCGTCTTTACCAGCTGAGCAGCAGTTCAGGCGAGTTTGCGGCTGTGGAGTTCCTCTACCCGGCCAGAGACCCAAAGCTCGTCAACTCTATGCCCTTCCTACAGGAGGACCTGTACACTGCCTCCCaaccag CTCTGTTCTTGGTGGACAACCACCATGAGGTGTACCTGTGGCAGGGCTGGTGGCCTCAGGACAGTGAGAGCACCGGCTCGGCCCGGATCCGCTGGGATTCAGACAGGAAGTGCGCCATGGAGACGGTGCTGCAGTACTGCAGAG AAAAGAACGAGAAGAAACCTCCCAAATCGTACCTGATCCACGCAGGCTTGGAGCCGCTCACCTTCACCAACATGTTCCCCAGCTGGGAGCACAGAGAGGACATCGCCGAGATCACTGAGAAT GAGGCGGAGGTGTGCAGCCAGATCATCCTGGTGGAGGACGTGTTGGCCCGGCTGTGCAAGACCACATATCCCCTGGAAGAGCTCCTGGCCCGGCCGCTGCCTGAGGGAGTGGACCCCCTTCGCCTGGAGGTCTACCTGTCTGATGAGGACTTTGAG AAAGCTCTGGAGATGAGCAGGGAGGAGTACGGCGCGTTGCCCAGCTGGAAGCAGGTTAACTTGAAGAAAGCCAAAGGACTTTTCTAA